The proteins below come from a single Pleuronectes platessa chromosome 3, fPlePla1.1, whole genome shotgun sequence genomic window:
- the LOC128436481 gene encoding regulator of G-protein signaling 12, translated as MDSRNLPGTMLRPADASSKRRPCGGSGPNLPPPPPTSSSHQQGRIHAVEVARGRTGYGFTLSGQGPCILSCILKGSPADYVGLRSGDHILSVNDINVSKASHEDVVKLIGRCSGVLKLVIAEGERQRRHHHHQRAAGNRHHSSTTLGASHLDSCSSDDELDGFYDNSVNNNNNSRSGCGARGGLYKPKMDSKQLGINRAEKVVAELQSGGIFNMIFENSSQSSSSSDKERPGVSSSSKPRPLSDPEFPQYRSSSCTQSNPNLLSEEEMAQVLNDDSVFLESDFRHIHIDPHEEQDVDVGDEGDLGLEPGEGILNVGMIVGYLGSIELASSGTSLENDSLQAIRASMRRLRAEQKIHSLVLMKVMHDSVRLCSDRGLVLATYPAEKLAFSACCPDDRRFFGLVTMQATDDHDYHRFSNGQDEDGGLRTSCHVFIVDPDLCHHQVHLGVARRFGFECTPDPDTGGCLEFPPSSQPLLQFVSVLYRDMGDNIEGVRARAFHDPDNDAQQNHSTSSNSDSGIGNFLPEEKSNRVLLVDLGGPPNHNHISGPRHWDSPTSSQQAWSPTLGAAASLPPPPPPPPPALRNGHYRHDPHLADLPHPLPLAHPDVSSRHSRGVHPHHYQLAKRGGAVGGGEKRGAGGAVGVEPQRWLPVHVLRDWRQQHHNSHLQGLSSDQESYAESTDGWSSANCSTLPPPMNKIPADRYRAPLAPGDHLPPPGGSQPPPPAHPSSHTQRLAAQKDEWAKKLFGAADRERPRAERSEREKKRRNAKEGEKKGSRFRGLTMGFPPLPQRSSARRSFRRSKRHSMARSLDDLEL; from the exons ATGGACTCGAGAAATCTCCCTGGCACAATGTTGAGGCCAGCAGACGCATCGTCCAAGAGGCGCCCGTGTGGCGGAAGTGGGCCAAActtgcctcctcctccccctacCTCCTCCTCGCACCAGCAGGGCCGTATCCACGCCGTGGAGGTGGCACGAGGGAGGACAGGGTACGGCTTTACTCTTTCTGGTCAAGGCCCATGCATCCTCAGCTGCATCCTGAAAGGGAGCCCTGCAGACTATGTGGGCTTACGTTCTGGAGACCACATCCTCTCTGTTAATGACATCAATGTGTCCAAGGCCTCACATGAAGATGTGGTCAAGCTGATTGGACGCTGCTCTGGTGTTTTGAAACTAGTCATCGCTGAGGGAGAACGTCAAAGGcgccaccatcaccaccaacGCGCCGCTGGAAATCGCCATCACAGCAGCACTACTTTGGGAGCATCTCACCTGGACTCATGCTCGAGCGATGATGAGTTGGATGGCTTCTATGACAACAGtgttaacaataacaataacagcaGGTCAGGCTGTGGCGCTCGTGGGGGGTTGTACAAACCCAAAATGGATTCTAAGCAGCTGGGCATCAACAGGGCAGAGAAGGTGGTGGCCGAGCTGCAGTCCGGAGGAATCTTTAACATGATCTTTGAGAACTCCAGCCAGTCGTCCAGTAGCTCGGACAAGGAGAGGCCGGGGGTTAGCTCATCATCAAAGCCTCGTCCTCTGTCTGATCCCGAGTTCCCACAGTATCGGAGCTCCTCCTGTACCCAGAGCAATCCCAACCTGctctctgaggaggagatggcTCAAGTTCTGAATGACGATTCAGTCTTCCTGGAATCAGACTTCCGTCACATCCACATCGACCCGCATGAAGAGCAAGACGTAGATGTAGGAGATGAGGGCGACTTGGGCCTGGAGCCTGGCGAAGGCATCCTCAACGTGGGCATGATCGTTGGCTACCTGGGCTCCATTGAGCTGGCCTCCTCTGGGACGAGTTTAGAGAATGACAGCTTGCAGGCCATCAGGGCCAGCATGAGGCGTCTCAGAGCCGAGCAAAAGATTCATTCATTGGTCCTAATGAAG GTCATGCATGACAGTGTGCGTCTATGCAGTGACAGGGGTCTGGTCCTGGCCACCTATCCTGCAGAGAAACTAGCCTTCAGTGCTTGCTGTCCCGACGATCGGCGATTCTTTGGACTGGTCACGATGCAGGCCACCGACGACCACGACTATCATCGCTTTAGCAACGGACAAGATGAAGATGGCGGTTTGAGGACTTCCTGTCACGTGTTCATCGTGGACCCAGACCTCTGTCACCACCAG GTCCATTTAGGTGTAGCCAGGAGGTTTGGCTTTGAGTGTACCCCCGACCCGGACACAGGAGGCTGCCTGGAATTCCCGCCCAGCTCTCAGCCTCTCCTCCagtttgtctctgtcctctACCGAGACATGGGCGACAACATTGAGGGGGTTCGGGCCCGGGCCTTCCACGATCCAGACAACGACGCCCAACAgaaccacagcaccagcagcaaCAGTGATAGTGGGATTGGCAACTTTTTACCAGAGGAGAAGAGCAACCGAGTGCTTTTAGTGGACCTCGGAGGTCCTCCTAATCACAACCACATCTCTGGGCCACGCCACTGGGACAGCCCTACTTCCTCCCAGCAGGCCTGGAGCCCCACCCTAGGAGCCGCCGCctctctcccacctcctcctcctcctcctccgccagctCTGAGAAATGGCCACTACCGCCATGACCCACACCTGGCTGACCTCCCTCACCCTCTACCCTTGGCTCACCCTGATGTCTCCAGCAGGCATTCGCGAGGGGTCCACCCTCACCACTACCAACTGGCGAAGCGGGGAGGAGctgtgggaggaggagaaaagagaggggcTGGAGGAGCAGTAGGGGTGGAGCCACAGCGGTGGCTCCCAGTCCATGTGCTTAGAGACTGGCGCCAGCAGCACCACAACAGCCACCTCCAGGGCCTGAGCAGCGACCAGGAGTCTTATGCTGAATCCACTGACGGGTGGTCATCGGCCAACTGCAGCACCTTGCCTCCACCCATGAATAAGATCCCTGCAGACCGCTACCGGGCTCCACTAGCTCCGGGAGACCACCTGCCACCACCTGGAGGGAGCCAGCCACCTCCTCCGGCACATCCCAGCTCCCACACCCAACGGCTGGCCGCTCAGAAAGATGAGTGGGCCAAGAAGCTGTTTGGCGCTGCAGACAGGGAGAGGCCTCGAGCAGAGAgaagtgaaagagagaagaaacgGAGGAATgcaaaggagggagagaaaaag GGCAGTCGGTTCCGTGGTCTCACAATGGGCTTCCCTCCTCTCCCGCAGCGCTCGTCAGCCCGACGCTCCTTCAGACGCTCCAAACGCCACAGCATGGCCCGCTCCCTGGACGACTTGGAG CTGTAA